The proteins below come from a single Macrobrachium rosenbergii isolate ZJJX-2024 chromosome 50, ASM4041242v1, whole genome shotgun sequence genomic window:
- the LOC136832578 gene encoding uncharacterized protein — protein MTPAFVVISFVICLLTSSADATLRITGHTASTSSDITFEEDPANRSTELGAIHSGPDSKNYQGSGMHAESDVKNEPVIFTTQEKHVVYGTQTGRLILAGVMGACIGLFSGFLLTVVGCCCYLRLSHRYGTLEFDKHNNTYRSADLIDGVV, from the exons atgaCACCTGCGTTTGTCGTCATCTCCTTTGTGATTTGCCTCCTCACGTCTTCAGCCGATGCAA caCTAAGGATCACAGGACATACTGCGTCCACATCGAGCGACATTACTTTTGAAGAAGATCCCGCCAACAGAAGCACTGAGCTGGGAGCCATTCATTCCGGACCAGACTCAAAAAATTACCAAGGTTCAGGAATGCATGCAGAGAGTGATGTAAAAAACGAGCCGGTAATATTTACTACTCAGGAAAAACACGTG GTATACGGCACCCAGACGGGGCGTCTAATTCTAGCAGGGGTAATGGGTGCTTGCATCGGGCTGTTTAGTGGGTTCCTGTTGACAGTGGTTGGCTGTTGCTGCTATCTGAGACTCAG TCACAGATACGGAACCTTGGAGTTCGATAAACATAACAATACCTACAGAAGCGCTGATCTCATAGATGGAGTAGTGTAG